GGGCCGGCAAGACCACCCTGCTTAAGATGATGGCCGGGGTGGAGGATGTTACGCTGGGGCAGAAAAATTTATCCCCCAATGTCAGCATCGCTTATTTTGCCCAGCATACCGCCGAGATGCTGGATCCCGGTAAGACGGTGATGGAACAGGTGGAGTCGGTGATCCCGACCGAAACACCGGGCCGGGTGCGGACCATCCTGGGCGCATTTTTATTCTCCGGGGACGATGTCTTCAAGCCGGTAAAAGTGCTGTCCGGCGGGGAGAAGGCCCGGCTGGCCCTGTGCTGCACATTGCTGCTGCCGGCCAATCTATTGATAATGGACGAGCCCACCAATCACCTGGACCTCAAGGGCAAGGAGGTGCTGGAGCAGGCCTTAAAAGAGTTCAAGGGGACGGTGGTGCTGGTGACCCACGACCGCTATATCATTGACCAGGTGGTGGACACCATCATCGAGGTGGCCGACCAGGCGATAAAGGTGTATCCCGGAAATTATTCCGAATATCTGTATAAAAAGGAGCTGGACCGCCAATCTACCCAGGCCGCCGGCAATGCTCCCAAGCCCGATCCGGCCAGCGAGGAAAAGGTAGACTGGCAGGAGGCCAAGCGGCGCAAGGCCCAGGAGGCGGCCGGGGAACGCAAGCGCCAGAGGTTGATCTCCGAGTTGGAGCATCGCATCGCAAAATTAGAGGCCCGGCAGAGGCAGTTGGAGTTGCCCTCCGGGGGCCTGGCCGATCCCGATATCTACAAGAACGGCGAGAAAATGAAGGAACTGATGAACGAATTCGATGCCAACAAGCAGGAACTGCGGAGGCTGCTGGATCGCTGGGAATATTACCATGCGAAAGGCGAATAGATGAAAAAAAGCATCACGGTAATAATAAATGCCGACATCCATACCATGAAAGGCCGGCAGAGGGCCAAGGCCCTGGCCTGCGACTCAAAGGGCGGTATGATCCTCGATGTCGGCGGGAACAGCCAGGTACTCGGCAAATACAAGGCCCAGGGGCCGGAGGTCATCGACCTTAAGGGAAAAGTGGTCCTGCCGGGCTTCACCGACTGTCATACCCATTTCTGCAACTACTCGCTATTGGCTTCCCGGCCCGATCTGGACGGTATCCGGTCCATCAAAGAATGTCTGCAGGTGGTGGCCAGATATGTCTCCGGTAAACCGCCCGGACAGTGGATATTGGGAGGCGGCTGGAACAAAAATATCTGGACCGACGACCGTCTGCCGTCCGCACAGGATCTGGACACGGTGTCCATCAACAATCCTGTCATGCTGTGGAGCAAGGACTGGCACACCATCTGGCTGAATTCGTCAGCCATGGTGGCCCTGGACATCCACTCCCAAACGCCGGATGTTTCCGGTGGCGCCATAGAGCGCGACGCCAAAGGCAGGCCCAGCGGCCTACTGCGGGAGGAGGCGGCCAATCACTACTATCGCCTGGCTCCCAAAGCCTCCGAGGAGGAATATTCCAAGGCTGTGATCCTGGGCCAGAAGATGTTCGCCAAAATGGGCCTGACTGGGTTCCATACCATGGAGGGGGTCGAGGAATTCAATGTTCTGCAGTTTTTATCAAGGCAGAATAAATTATTCTTAAGGGGAACGCTTTACCATAATATCAAGGCCCTGGACGGACTGATCTCGGCCGGTATAAAAAGCGGCTTCGGGGATAAGAATTTGAAGATCGGGGGAGTAAAACTTTTCGCGGACGGCTCGCTGGGCTCCCAGACCGCCCTGATGCTGGAGCCATACCGCAACAGCGCCACATTGGGCATGAACACCGTGCCACCCGGGGAATTGCTGGCCCTGGTAAGCAAGGCTTCGAAGAATGGGCTGGCCTGCGCCATTCATGCCATCGGCGATGCCGGGAATCGCCTGGCTTTGGATACCTTCCAGAAGGCTAAAAGTTTCGGAAAAAGTTTGCGGCATCGCATAGAGCATTGTCAGCTGGTTCATCCCGATGACATCGCCCGGTTCAATGAGTTGAACATCATCGCCTCGGTGCAGCCCATCCACTGCCCGTCCGACCTTGACCTCATAGAAAGATACTGGGGTGCGCGGGGGGCTTATGCCTACCCGTTCGGAGATCTGTCCAAGAGCAAGGCCAGGATGGTCTTCGGCTCGGACTGTCCCATAGAGAAGCCCAACCCGTTTTGGGCCATACAGGCAGCCGTTACCCGGCAGAGGATCCCGGCCGACCGGCCGTCATTCCATCCGGAACAAAGGGTTTCATTATGGAATGCGATAAAGGCCTATACGGTGGATGCGGCCTACGCTTCGGGAGATGAGGCCTGGAAGGGAACGCTGGAGCCGGGCAAGGCGGCTGATTTCATATGCCTGTCGGAGGATATCTTTAAGGTGAAGCCCGAGGAGATCCATAAGATAAAAGTGGAGAGGACGTTCATCGGCGGGAGAGAGATTTAAAATATTAATTATTGGGGGTTATATGAGAAATACAATAATATTCGTAATC
This genomic stretch from Candidatus Edwardsbacteria bacterium harbors:
- a CDS encoding amidohydrolase, which gives rise to MKKSITVIINADIHTMKGRQRAKALACDSKGGMILDVGGNSQVLGKYKAQGPEVIDLKGKVVLPGFTDCHTHFCNYSLLASRPDLDGIRSIKECLQVVARYVSGKPPGQWILGGGWNKNIWTDDRLPSAQDLDTVSINNPVMLWSKDWHTIWLNSSAMVALDIHSQTPDVSGGAIERDAKGRPSGLLREEAANHYYRLAPKASEEEYSKAVILGQKMFAKMGLTGFHTMEGVEEFNVLQFLSRQNKLFLRGTLYHNIKALDGLISAGIKSGFGDKNLKIGGVKLFADGSLGSQTALMLEPYRNSATLGMNTVPPGELLALVSKASKNGLACAIHAIGDAGNRLALDTFQKAKSFGKSLRHRIEHCQLVHPDDIARFNELNIIASVQPIHCPSDLDLIERYWGARGAYAYPFGDLSKSKARMVFGSDCPIEKPNPFWAIQAAVTRQRIPADRPSFHPEQRVSLWNAIKAYTVDAAYASGDEAWKGTLEPGKAADFICLSEDIFKVKPEEIHKIKVERTFIGGREI